The sequence ACCGGACTTAAAGTGACGAATGTGTAATCACCTAACCGTCATGCTCGCACGAATTGGAGAAAATAGCAATCGTCGCAGCTGCAATGTTGAACACATTATTTGTCCCAAGAGAATAACGTTTTCCATTGAGCTAAGGTTAGCTTGTTAGCCGCAGGCAAATGTAAATGATGCATTATGAAGCTGGGTTTTAACCGCTATTCAGCTCCAACATAGGGATTCATGTGTGTTCGGGTGGTGTTGAACTCTATATCTTCAAACTGTTGCTAGCTGGCCTCCTGCACATGAAAGGGAGTTAATTTTTCAGTAACCTGTCAGCTTGGCGGGTGCTTTGTTGTGACGAGAGGCTGCTAACAATCATCCTTTTGTTCCGACGTCCTTCCGCGGATGCTGTTTGTCTTATGATGTGTAGTACAATCAGACATCGTCATGTGCACTGGCTGTGAATGTTGAGATTTACAGTCGAGGCAGTGGTACCTGAGCAGTATTCAATCATATTAGTTGAAGGTTTAGGGCGAAAGTTAGAAATCATGTCAAGAAATCATGCTGTATTAATTATTGTTGTTACACCGAAGATGGCTGCCCTATCATAATACATCTAAAGTTAGAATCACAAAAAGGTGGATATACTGCAATCTGATgttctatttttgttgttctaattatgttatgttttgtatTTCATGAGCTACGATGTGACAAAAAAGACTTGAAGCATTGTGCCAATCACTTCACAAGAGGAAGGGAAGGATAGCTTTTTGTCACAGATGAAAACAATACAGTTGAGAAGACCAGTTAGATACTCAATTATGCTGTAAATTCTTCATTTATTAgcatgttggcttttttttttttttaaattttttttattttgaggttGACAGAGGAGAGATTGCAGGGGTTCGTTGGGTAGAGGGGACACTGGCATTTTGTGAAGAAACAACCTGAAAACACAGCTGTGATACTATTGTTTCTGACCACAATGATCACTTTTATTATGAAACTTTTTAATTCTGCTCTGTGTCAGGGGTTTGACTCTTAAAAACTGTGTAGTATCATTAGGATCTTTTTGATGAAtacattttttctcattaaatGAAGACAAATGTCTTAACCAAGATAACCTGGAAAAGGATACATATGAAAAAAACACCTGTCATATACTGTAAGATGTCTTGTAAAATTTGCACAAGTAAAACTTAAAACCACATGTAAAAATGTGGTAATAGAACTAAATATTGACAACAACCTCAGCATAAGACATTTGCAATAATAATGAATTATATTACATAAATGTAAGGATGCATGTACAGAAATGACCTCCATCTCTcattacatgtacatttacattctGTGTGTACcattttatttttgcatgatGCTTTTTTGATTGTGTTGTCTTCATCCATCAAAAACCATTAACATCTGTCTCAATCTGTGTTAATTTGACCGGTCAGTATCCAACCTCCACATTTCAGGCTGGGGGAGCAGTATTACAGAGATGCTATGGAGCAGTGTCATAGTTACAATGCTCGTCTGTGTGCTGAGCGCAGCATCCTCATGCCTTTCCTGGACTCTCAGACGGGTGTGGCTCAGTCCAATTGTTACATCTGGATGGAGAAGAGGCATCGGAGTGCAGGTATATAATTCATGCTCGATAAATTATCATCACTTAGTTCGTCATCTTTTGAAAATGGTGTATACACAGTTGAAGTCATAAGTTAACATGCATTTTGACTAAATGTTTTCTAACTCAGTTTTTCACAATTCCTTACATTTTTTCCCAAAAATCAAGAGAACAAGTAACCATCTGGATAACCATCAGCTCACTTCTTCCTCCCTTTTCTCACACAAATAACATTTCACTGTACATTCTATCTGTATATTATGAACTGTCCTGGGACAAAAGTCAGTGGGCTCAATGAATTTAGCCCAAATGATCAGGAAATCCACCAAAAGTAGCTCAACACTCACTTAAGAATTGTGTAGATGAATGGAAGCTGATACTACTTTTTGAGCTGTAGATGAATAAGATATATCCTCTGTTTTTCTTGTCACTTCTATTTCTATAGTCACTTATCTTGAAATTTCACCTCTAACTGAACTAACAGGGACAACATATTGAAATGACATCTTTAACCAACATCTAAACATGTACACTATGCCCTGTGTATTGTTATATACATGTCCTCAGATCAAAATTCATCTGTCAAGATACTAATAGTATTGTACAGATAATTTACGTTTAACTTTTTGAAAGGTCATTTGTATTCTTCTGTCTCTTCAGGTGTAGCTCCAGGGCAGCTGTACACATACCCAGCCCGTCGCTGGAGGAAGAAACGTCGTTCACATCCACCTGAAGACCCTCGACTGGCCTTCCCCCCTCTCAAAGCAGGTATCGCCCTTATGTTTATTATAAATTTACATATTTCATGCAGGGTGGTATGACAAATAAGATGTTAGTATTTAGTCTGTCTGTTGTTGTACTTAAAATGTCCTGCAGTGTTAACACatttggtgtctgtgtgtgtgtgtgtgcgcgcgcgtgtacATACATTATACTTGGCTTATGTAGCAGATATAGAACTAGGTCTGAAGCGTGATACCATGGGCGCTGTTGATGGCAGTAGTTTAGAGGCTCTGCTGAAGGGGGAGCCCCTTGAGAGGAGGAGTGGAGTGTCGGATCTCCGTGGTCCTGAAGAGGATCTAGCTACTGCGGAGCCTCCCGCTTCCTCAGCGACCACCCACACTTCTTCTGGACGTATCCGCAAGGTCAGGCTCAAAGCCAACATTTTTCCACTGTCCAGGTTTGATGTCTGGTGATGTATTGTTGATAGAGACTGTTAATGAGTGATGCAGATTGGATTATGATTGTTTACCTCACACGACTGCTTTTTTAACTCATCGGGTCCTGTGTTCTGTGTGTCTCTTTTTAGTCAGCtctgtacacaaatacacaagggTTTATATTTTTGTAGAGTAAAAACAGAGTCAGCATAGAATAACAGTCTTGAAAAAAAGAATCTCAAAATAACTGTGTCCATAGAGCAAACTAGTACTGTGAATAAATATTTTCAGCGTTGTACTAAATGGAACGTTCTAACTTTACTTGCTATGGTACAGTTATTTCAGTACTACCTGATCATACAGGAtaagtgcattttttttgttggttATCTACCTGTGTTTACACATGAATGCGAGTGACAAAACTGCTAAACAATCTGGAAACAAGTGTTAAGAGACACTAAGGTCATCTTGACTTCATATTCGATATGATAAGATCTAATCCAGACTGTTCCACTACAGAGGGTCCTGGACCACGATGACTATTTGGATGATCTGGATGATGAGGACTTTGAGGATGAAACCCCCAAGAGAAGAGGCAAGAGCAAGTCCAAGGTGAGATCATGTCTTCTTCTGCAGTCTTTCCTCCAAAAAATCCAGAGTAGAGTATTTGGGATGAAAGTGTTCAGCATATGTGGTCTAAAAACAGGGTCacagatttttttctctctatgctACTGTTTCTTTCTGTTTTCAAACCAATTTAAGTCTCATTAACAAAAAAAGTTCATCTCAAACTTTTCTCAgacttgtgtgactttttttcctttttttttgttctccatTCACTGATGACTTTTTATAAATGCTGACTGGTTTTGTTTCGTTTGTCTATGACATGTCGTCTTTGTCATTTGTAGGGTCGCAGTGACAGGAATGGCAAGAAGAAAAGTGAGGCTGCAGCTGCAGCGCTGGAAGAGAGGGATAAACCTTATGCCTGTGACAGTAAGTAAAAGTTTCCTTTTAACAGCTGTGTGGGTGTCTCGTGCATGTTGGCAAGAGAGGCTTTTGCTTTCCCTCCtaagaaacaaagacaaaaattctgcTATGCATGGTGTGACCTCAAAGACCCCATCTGGAACTGAGAATTTACAAGGCTTGCCGTacaggatgatttttttttttttttttttcttttgtgtttttgtattttttgctttttgttttttctgaaaaGCCACTGTATGTGTGCCCTGCTGACTTTAACTTAATGTGCTGAAGCACACCCTTGCTTTTTGCTGCTAGAGCAACAAATGCAATGTAACCCTGAGAAATGTACAAATCTATTTTTAAAAAGCTCAATGTGGTCT is a genomic window of Sphaeramia orbicularis chromosome 10, fSphaOr1.1, whole genome shotgun sequence containing:
- the LOC115427292 gene encoding zinc finger protein ubi-d4-like isoform X3, which encodes MAAAVDSVVKVLGEQYYRDAMEQCHSYNARLCAERSILMPFLDSQTGVAQSNCYIWMEKRHRSAGVAPGQLYTYPARRWRKKRRSHPPEDPRLAFPPLKAADIELGLKRDTMGAVDGSSLEALLKGEPLERRSGVSDLRGPEEDLATAEPPASSATTHTSSGRIRKRVLDHDDYLDDLDDEDFEDETPKRRGKSKSKGRSDRNGKKKSEAAAAALEERDKPYACDTTKKGPNGLAMPNDYCDFCLGDSTLNQKTGQSEELVSCSDCGRSGHPTCLQFTPVMMAAVKTYRWQCIECKCCNVCGTSENDDQLLFCDDCDRGYHMYCLTPPMTEPPEGSWSCHLCLALLKDKASIYQQNQSSAPE
- the LOC115427292 gene encoding zinc finger protein ubi-d4-like isoform X1, coding for MAAAVDSVVKVLGEQYYRDAMEQCHSYNARLCAERSILMPFLDSQTGVAQSNCYIWMEKRHRSAGVAPGQLYTYPARRWRKKRRSHPPEDPRLAFPPLKAADIELGLKRDTMGAVDGSSLEALLKGEPLERRSGVSDLRGPEEDLATAEPPASSATTHTSSGRIRKRVLDHDDYLDDLDDEDFEDETPKRRGKSKSKGRSDRNGKKKSEAAAAALEERDKPYACDICGKRYKNRPGLSYHYTHSHLAEEEGEDREEIEAPPTPRQPEEQKTTKKGPNGLAMPNDYCDFCLGDSTLNQKTGQSEELVSCSDCGRSGHPTCLQFTPVMMAAVKTYRWQCIECKCCNVCGTSENDDQLLFCDDCDRGYHMYCLTPPMTEPPEGSWSCHLCLALLKDKASIYQQNQSSAPE
- the LOC115427292 gene encoding zinc finger protein ubi-d4-like isoform X2, with the translated sequence MAAAVDSVVKVLGEQYYRDAMEQCHSYNARLCAERSILMPFLDSQTGVAQSNCYIWMEKRHRSAGVAPGQLYTYPARRWRKKRRSHPPEDPRLAFPPLKADIELGLKRDTMGAVDGSSLEALLKGEPLERRSGVSDLRGPEEDLATAEPPASSATTHTSSGRIRKRVLDHDDYLDDLDDEDFEDETPKRRGKSKSKGRSDRNGKKKSEAAAAALEERDKPYACDICGKRYKNRPGLSYHYTHSHLAEEEGEDREEIEAPPTPRQPEEQKTTKKGPNGLAMPNDYCDFCLGDSTLNQKTGQSEELVSCSDCGRSGHPTCLQFTPVMMAAVKTYRWQCIECKCCNVCGTSENDDQLLFCDDCDRGYHMYCLTPPMTEPPEGSWSCHLCLALLKDKASIYQQNQSSAPE